TAAAATTTCCATGACTGGAGAAGTGAGAGCATTGGTCCTGATCTGTTTCATAATAAACTTAAAAACATTTTGGTTCTCAATAGAAAAACGTGCATGTTCATATGGTTGAGATGAATGAGATTTAATCACCTCAATGTTAGATAAGATCTCTCCCAATCGCGAAGTCATATCTGCAGTACTCTCTTGAGAAAGTTTGGAGTATTTACGCATTTTTTTAGCAAGTTTTGATAGTGGGAAAAGGGCGATTGGCATGATGACCAGAAAATAAAAGGCAAGCTTGGGACTTTGATAAATAACATACCCTGTGAGCGCGACAATGGTTAAACCTTCCCTTATGAGATCAGGAATAATTTGAGCCACTAAGGATTGTATACGTGATATATCATTGGTTACACGAGAGAGTATCTCTCCAGTATGAATCTTTTTAAAAAATGTCATATCCAGATAGGTGAGATGTAATACCAGTGTATCCCGCAGTTTCCTTACGACATCCTGGCCGATATATGACGTATAGTAGGTTTGTATATATTTACCTATACCCTGAAGCATAAAAACACCAACCAAAAGAAAAGGCATGAGGGTAAGCATTTCTACATCTTTGTTAATGAAGACATCATCCAGTACAGGCTTGATAAGGTGTGCACTCCCTGCAGTTCCCGCTGCAACGGCGATCATCCCCAGTATGGCAAAGAAAAATTGTCTTTTGTAGCCTGAAAGATAGGGGAGATACTGTCTGAGAAGGTCTCTCATTACGCTTTTTCCCAAAGTGTGCCATCAGGCGTATCCATGATCGATATTCCCAAGGCTGTCAGTGCATCACGGATGGCATCGGAACGTTCAAAGTTCTTCTCTTTTTTTGCTTCACTACGTTCAGAGAGCAGTGTTTCTATCTGTGTTTTAAGGGCTTCATCCACACCGATCTGGAAGTAAGAGAAAGGCTCTTTGCTACCAAAACCAAGCAGTGTATCGATAAATTCAATGTTCGCCAGTGTCTCTTTTTTAAGGGCTTTATTTTGCGGGTTTGTATCAAGGTCTTCATTGGCAGCAGCCACCATTTCATCTATCACGGCTAGAGCGATGGAGATATTCAGGTCATCGCCCATCGCATCAAGCAGTGCCTTTTTGAAGCTTTTGTTGACTGCAGAAGCTTTGCCCGGACTGACACGTTTTTTCAGTCTGTAGAGCTTGTCAAGTCTTTTTTTTGCGGTCAGTAGATCTTCTTCGTTAAAATTAAAGTCATTTCTGTAGTGTACCGAGTTGAGATAGTAGCGCAGGACTTCTCCGTCATAGACTTTGAGTGCATCCTTGAGAAAAAAACTGTTTCCTAACGACTTACTCATCTTTTCTCCGTCGATCTGTACAAAACCGTTATGCATCCAGTATTTTGCCAGTTCATGTCCTGTGGCACAGCGGCTCTGGGCAGCTTCATTTTCATGGTGGGGGAAAAGCAGGTCAGCACCGCCAGCATGAATGTCTAGACTGAACTCCTGTGTCCCATGTGCATGCGCAAAGTGTTTTTCTATCATCGCTGAACACTCTATATGCCAGCCCGGACGGCCTGAAGAGAAAGGTGCATCAAAACAGATGTCTTCGTCTCCTTTACATGCTTTCCAAAGGGCAAAGTCTTTGGGGTTTCTTTTTTCAGATGTATGTGCTACACGGCTCTGGTTGTCTTCATCTTCACCTACCTGGTGTGATATCTCTCCATAGTGCGCATCTTTACTGGTATCAAAGTAGACATCACCCGAGGAGATGACATAGGCGATATCTTTGTCGATAAGGGTTTGTATCATGTTCTCTATCGCCTGCAGGGACTCTGTGGCTTTTGGTTCGATATCAGGACGCTGTATACCGAGTGCTGCCATCTCTTCAAGGTAACGGTCAATGTAAAAAGCGGTAAGCTCTTCCATACTTTTACCCGTCTCTTCTACCTTTTTGATGATCTTGTCATCGATGTCGGTAAAGTTCTTCCCCAGAGTGACGTTGTAGCCAAGTGCTTTGAGTGTACGGGAAAGAAGGTCAAAGGAGAGGCTGCTTCGCGCGTGGCCTAAATGCGCATCATCATATACCGTAGGTCCGCAGACATAAATGCTTGCTTCACCTTTACGGATGGGTTCAAAAGGAAGTTTGGTTTTTTGTACGCTGTCATAGATGTGCATAATAATCGATGGGCCTTTAATATATGTAGTGTTGTGATTATAGCTAAAAGTTAATTAGAAGAGATTACGAGCATGATTTTGTACCGAATGATTCATGTATATTATTTTGTGGCAGTTGTAAAGGTTAACACATAATTAACACAACACCTATAAACTCTCATCATTAAAAAGAACAAGGGAAGATATGAAAATCAAATATTCACTCATGACACTACTGGCTTTATCGTCAATCAATGCGGAAGAGATAAGTCTAGAAGCGGTAAGTGTTACAGCAACAAAGATCGCAACACCAACAAAGGATGTATCGCAGTCGATTGCTGTTGTAGATGAACAAACGATAGAAGACAAGAATATACTCAATATCCAAGAAGCTATAGAAAATATACCAGGGGTGAATGCTGAATCATCAACGAATTCACCAAGTCCTAGACTGATCATCAGGGGAGCAGGACTCAAGGCGAGGTATGGTGTGAGAGAGATCATGGTGATGAAAGATGGTGTGCCACTCACAGATCCGGATTCATTTACTAGATTTGACTTTATCGATATGCAGGATGTATCGAGTATAGAGGTGCAAAAAGGACCGGGTTCTATCAACGCGGCAAATACAACTGGTGGAGTCATCCAACTCATCACAAAATCTGTCTTTGAAGGTGGAGAAGACAGGATCAAAATCGGTGTGGGCGATGACGGTCAAAAAAATGTCAATCTAAAAGTCCGTGGCCAACTCGGTGAGAAGGATTTTGCTTCTTTGACTTTTTCAAAGCGCGCTATTGACAATACCTGGAGAGACCACAATGATTTTGATGCGACTCAAGTGAGTTTGAAGCATGGTCATATCTTTGAGGATGAGTCAACTTTAGAAACAGAGTTTTCCTATACAGAATCAAATATGAATATCCCAACCGATATGAACGCTTCTGAATTTGCAACTTTCCAAGAAACAGGTGAGCAGCATAATACAAGTTCCCAATGGCAGCACA
The sequence above is drawn from the Sulfurovum sp. TSL1 genome and encodes:
- the cysS gene encoding cysteine--tRNA ligase, encoding MHIYDSVQKTKLPFEPIRKGEASIYVCGPTVYDDAHLGHARSSLSFDLLSRTLKALGYNVTLGKNFTDIDDKIIKKVEETGKSMEELTAFYIDRYLEEMAALGIQRPDIEPKATESLQAIENMIQTLIDKDIAYVISSGDVYFDTSKDAHYGEISHQVGEDEDNQSRVAHTSEKRNPKDFALWKACKGDEDICFDAPFSSGRPGWHIECSAMIEKHFAHAHGTQEFSLDIHAGGADLLFPHHENEAAQSRCATGHELAKYWMHNGFVQIDGEKMSKSLGNSFFLKDALKVYDGEVLRYYLNSVHYRNDFNFNEEDLLTAKKRLDKLYRLKKRVSPGKASAVNKSFKKALLDAMGDDLNISIALAVIDEMVAAANEDLDTNPQNKALKKETLANIEFIDTLLGFGSKEPFSYFQIGVDEALKTQIETLLSERSEAKKEKNFERSDAIRDALTALGISIMDTPDGTLWEKA